From Pseudomonas vanderleydeniana, the proteins below share one genomic window:
- a CDS encoding VOC family protein, translating to MIDHLDHLVLTTFDVEVCKDFYLRVLGMNLETFGQGRLAFRFGNQKINVHVRGREFEPKAHLPVPGALDLCFIASQGLDAVIAHLQAQRWPILEGPVQRTGATGPIRSVYVRDPDLNLIEISEPLSA from the coding sequence ATGATCGACCACCTGGACCATCTGGTACTGACCACCTTCGATGTCGAGGTCTGCAAGGACTTCTACCTGCGCGTGCTGGGCATGAACCTGGAAACCTTTGGCCAGGGGCGCCTGGCCTTCCGCTTTGGCAACCAGAAGATCAACGTGCATGTGCGTGGCCGGGAGTTTGAACCCAAGGCCCACCTGCCAGTACCGGGCGCATTGGATTTGTGCTTCATTGCCAGTCAAGGATTGGACGCTGTCATTGCGCACCTTCAGGCACAACGCTGGCCGATCCTCGAGGGCCCGGTGCAGCGCACCGGGGCGACCGGACCGATCCGTTCGGTGTATGTCCGGGACCCGGACCTGAACCTGATCGAAATCTCCGAACCGTTGAGTGCCTGA
- a CDS encoding aminotransferase class V-fold PLP-dependent enzyme codes for MPALDLSFIRRQFPAFSEPSLQGQAFFDNAGGSYACQAVIDHLADFYRRHKMQPYGAHPASRQGGEQMDRSLVELAAYLGVSPEEVHLGPSTSQNTHVLAEAFANRLEAGDEIIVTNQDHEANSGVWRRLAKRGLVIREWQVDVTTGSLDPQTLQKLLGPRTRVVAFTHCSNILGEINPVREICEIVHAAGAKAVVDGVSYAGHGFPDVNALGADIYLFSLYKTFGPHLGAMVIRRPLMDWLGNQAHYFNEAYRAKWFVPAGPDHAQVAAASGVTAYFDQVHAHHFPTADRHERAANVRRLFRDAEAALLAPLLDFCTGDSRVRLLGPGDTRNKAATVSLQTLKTHPREIATRLAQQGIIAGAGHFYAVRLLEALGLDPDEGVLRLSFVHYTAPEEIQQLIRALDASL; via the coding sequence ATGCCCGCCCTGGATCTCTCGTTCATCCGCCGCCAGTTCCCGGCCTTTTCCGAACCCTCGCTGCAAGGCCAGGCGTTCTTCGACAACGCCGGCGGCTCCTACGCCTGCCAGGCCGTGATCGACCACCTCGCAGACTTCTACCGCCGCCACAAGATGCAGCCCTACGGTGCCCATCCGGCCTCGCGCCAGGGCGGGGAACAGATGGACCGTTCGCTCGTCGAGCTGGCCGCCTACCTGGGGGTGTCGCCGGAAGAGGTGCACCTGGGCCCTTCCACCTCGCAGAATACCCATGTACTGGCCGAAGCCTTTGCCAACCGGCTCGAGGCGGGAGACGAAATCATCGTCACCAACCAGGACCATGAGGCCAACAGCGGCGTCTGGCGCCGCCTGGCCAAGCGCGGCCTGGTCATCCGGGAATGGCAGGTCGACGTCACGACCGGTTCCCTCGATCCGCAGACGCTGCAAAAACTGCTGGGCCCACGCACCCGGGTGGTCGCCTTCACGCACTGCTCGAACATCCTGGGTGAGATCAACCCGGTTCGGGAAATCTGCGAGATCGTGCACGCAGCCGGCGCCAAGGCGGTGGTCGATGGGGTTTCCTATGCCGGCCATGGTTTTCCGGACGTCAACGCACTCGGCGCCGACATCTACCTCTTCTCGCTGTACAAGACCTTCGGCCCGCACCTGGGGGCCATGGTCATTCGCCGTCCGCTGATGGACTGGCTCGGCAACCAGGCGCACTACTTCAACGAAGCCTACCGGGCGAAATGGTTCGTTCCCGCCGGCCCCGACCATGCCCAGGTCGCCGCCGCCAGCGGGGTCACCGCCTACTTCGACCAGGTGCATGCCCATCACTTCCCCACTGCCGATCGCCACGAGCGCGCGGCCAACGTGCGCCGGTTGTTCAGGGACGCCGAGGCGGCCCTGCTGGCCCCATTGCTGGACTTCTGTACCGGGGATTCGCGCGTGCGCCTGCTTGGCCCGGGCGATACGCGGAACAAGGCCGCCACCGTCTCGCTGCAAACCCTGAAAACCCACCCGCGCGAAATTGCCACGCGGCTGGCGCAGCAAGGCATCATCGCCGGTGCCGGGCACTTCTACGCGGTTCGCCTGCTGGAGGCGCTGGGACTCGATCCGGACGAAGGCGTCCTGCGCCTCTCCTTCGTGCACTACACCGCGCCTGAAGAGATACAGCAATTGATAAGGGCGCTGGACGCGTCGCTCTGA
- the dmeF gene encoding CDF family Co(II)/Ni(II) efflux transporter DmeF, with protein MSTTNPMHSHDFLGASHDDNARRTLWVVLLTVVMMVGEIAAGYITGSMALLADGFHMATHAGALGIAAAAYAFARKHSGNAAYSFGTGKVGDLGGFASALILGLISLGIGIESVMRLFEPTQVQFGTATLIAVIGLVVNIASALLLAGGAGHAHSHAHSHGQGHDHHHPGHAHGEDNNLRSAYVHVLADAVTSVLAIVALLAGQYLGWVWLDPLMGIVGAVVIARWAWTLMQDTASVLLDRTDEHVAEEIRELLDPSGPLQITDLHVWRVGPEARAAIVSVQGSSQWSADDVRAALQPVHEVTHLTVEYRVA; from the coding sequence ATGAGCACCACGAACCCCATGCATAGCCATGACTTCCTCGGCGCCAGCCACGATGACAACGCCAGGCGCACGCTCTGGGTGGTGCTCCTCACCGTCGTGATGATGGTGGGCGAGATTGCCGCCGGGTACATCACCGGCTCCATGGCCCTGCTGGCCGACGGCTTTCACATGGCGACCCATGCCGGGGCGCTGGGCATCGCGGCGGCGGCCTATGCCTTCGCCCGCAAGCATTCCGGCAATGCCGCCTACAGCTTCGGTACCGGCAAGGTGGGTGACCTGGGCGGCTTCGCCTCGGCGCTGATTCTCGGGCTGATCTCGCTGGGCATCGGCATCGAATCGGTCATGCGCCTGTTCGAACCGACCCAGGTCCAGTTCGGCACGGCGACCCTGATCGCGGTCATCGGCCTGGTGGTGAACATCGCCAGCGCGCTGCTGCTGGCCGGTGGCGCGGGCCATGCCCACAGCCATGCCCACAGTCACGGCCAGGGGCACGATCATCATCACCCTGGGCACGCCCACGGAGAGGACAACAACCTGCGCTCGGCCTACGTCCACGTGCTGGCCGATGCGGTCACTTCCGTCCTGGCGATTGTGGCGTTGCTGGCGGGCCAGTACCTCGGCTGGGTCTGGCTGGATCCGTTGATGGGGATCGTCGGCGCCGTGGTCATCGCGCGCTGGGCCTGGACACTGATGCAGGACACCGCCTCGGTGCTGCTGGACAGGACTGACGAGCACGTGGCCGAGGAAATCCGCGAGTTGCTCGACCCGTCCGGCCCGCTGCAAATCACCGACCTGCATGTCTGGCGGGTGGGCCCGGAGGCGCGAGCCGCGATTGTCAGCGTGCAGGGCTCCTCGCAGTGGTCTGCCGACGACGTGCGCGCGGCCTTGCAGCCGGTCCATGAAGTGACCCACCTCACGGTCGAGTACCGGGTGGCCTGA
- a CDS encoding DUF3422 family protein translates to MKPYGYPHTHASLANQAAQWPDAQALAEELKRFEKTLSGLTERTARLERGETRSLLDDIAALSTHVTRRMVGHQRRLAASPAPGHEVGGLP, encoded by the coding sequence TTGAAACCGTATGGATACCCGCACACCCATGCATCCCTTGCGAATCAAGCTGCACAATGGCCGGATGCACAGGCCCTGGCCGAGGAACTGAAGCGCTTCGAGAAGACGCTCTCGGGGCTGACCGAGCGCACCGCCAGGCTGGAGCGTGGCGAAACGCGCAGCCTGCTGGACGACATTGCCGCCTTGTCGACCCACGTGACGCGCCGGATGGTGGGGCACCAGCGACGCCTGGCGGCCAGTCCGGCACCGGGGCATGAGGTGGGCGGCTTGCCTTGA
- a CDS encoding TetR/AcrR family transcriptional regulator, translating to MASNDLSPAARRIAQLALSHFAEQGYDAASMNDIAVLAGLKKASLYAHFTSKDELYRAALELALAAEAEHVRAQFAAGEGTAGALGEGYWFQLRDRYTANDSLRFLLRAAFYPPHSLRDAVMGGFNDYLAFLRGRFEEVFVQAHPRVPADMRHWLVEAYMAVIDSLHVELIYGNDEGYFRRLEAFRGLYGVFAGRL from the coding sequence ATGGCTTCTAACGATCTGAGCCCGGCCGCGCGGCGCATCGCGCAACTGGCTCTCAGTCATTTTGCCGAGCAGGGTTATGACGCGGCGTCCATGAACGACATCGCGGTACTGGCCGGGCTCAAGAAAGCTTCGCTCTATGCCCACTTCACCAGCAAGGATGAGCTGTACCGGGCCGCACTGGAACTGGCACTGGCGGCCGAGGCCGAGCATGTGCGGGCCCAGTTCGCAGCGGGCGAGGGGACGGCAGGAGCATTGGGCGAAGGCTACTGGTTCCAGTTGCGGGACCGGTACACGGCGAATGACTCCCTGCGATTCCTGTTGCGGGCGGCGTTCTATCCGCCGCACTCGCTCAGGGACGCCGTGATGGGAGGCTTCAATGATTACCTGGCGTTCCTGCGCGGGCGCTTCGAAGAGGTCTTCGTGCAGGCCCACCCACGGGTCCCGGCGGATATGCGCCACTGGCTGGTCGAGGCCTACATGGCGGTGATCGACAGCCTCCACGTCGAGTTGATCTACGGCAACGACGAGGGTTATTTCCGGCGCCTGGAGGCCTTTCGCGGCCTGTATGGCGTGTTTGCCGGGCGGTTGTAG
- a CDS encoding LysR family transcriptional regulator: protein MHNLLQLDLLSLRLLVLAADSKNLTKAAEQAHLTLSAASKRLAELERVTGCTLFIRLPRGLQITPAGQGLAQHARLMLDNAQRLAHDATDFANGVRGHLRLFANTSAVIQFLPQDLADFLGTHPDIRISLEEALSDMTVQALKDGKADIGIFADNVPTNGLEVRPYRQDQLVVLVPADHPLVRHGSVSLVETLEYDFVALNQGSSLLERIRQAAASAGGLLKVRIQVSSFDGICRMIEAGLGIGILPLGSVRPEVLQRKLRAIHLRDAWASRTLNVGVVEAARLSPEAANLFHYLTTVQAG, encoded by the coding sequence GTGCACAATCTCCTGCAACTCGACCTGCTTTCGTTGCGCCTGCTGGTGTTGGCGGCGGACAGCAAAAACCTCACCAAGGCGGCGGAACAGGCGCACCTGACGCTATCGGCGGCGAGCAAGCGGCTGGCCGAACTCGAGCGGGTGACCGGCTGTACCCTGTTCATCAGGTTGCCCCGAGGCCTGCAGATCACCCCGGCCGGCCAGGGCCTTGCGCAACACGCAAGGCTGATGCTGGACAACGCCCAACGCCTGGCCCATGACGCAACCGACTTCGCCAATGGGGTACGCGGGCACCTGCGTCTGTTCGCCAACACCTCGGCAGTGATCCAGTTTCTGCCGCAGGACCTGGCCGACTTTCTTGGCACCCATCCGGATATTCGCATCAGCCTGGAGGAAGCGCTGAGCGACATGACGGTGCAAGCGCTGAAAGACGGCAAGGCCGACATTGGGATCTTTGCCGATAACGTGCCTACCAACGGCCTGGAGGTACGCCCCTATCGCCAGGACCAACTGGTGGTCCTCGTGCCGGCGGACCACCCCCTGGTCCGGCACGGCAGTGTTTCCCTGGTCGAAACGCTGGAGTACGACTTCGTCGCCCTGAACCAGGGCAGTTCGCTGCTGGAGCGGATCCGCCAGGCGGCCGCCAGTGCCGGCGGGCTGCTCAAGGTGCGGATCCAGGTCAGCAGCTTCGACGGCATTTGCCGCATGATCGAGGCCGGTCTGGGGATTGGCATCCTGCCGCTGGGCTCGGTGCGGCCCGAAGTGCTGCAACGCAAACTGCGGGCGATTCACCTGCGCGACGCCTGGGCCAGCCGCACCCTGAACGTCGGTGTCGTGGAGGCCGCCAGGCTGTCACCGGAGGCGGCCAACCTCTTCCACTACCTCACCACGGTCCAGGCAGGCTAG
- a CDS encoding methyl-accepting chemotaxis protein, which produces MATALHEMSATAQTAAQSAAQAAEAARHADQSTAEGWRVIERASQGIEDLAGGMSDGMRRLQALASSSDQIGSVMDVILSIARQTNLLALNAAIEAARAGDAGRGFAVVADEVRGLAQRTQASVEEIGVVIDNLRQGTLDVTQAMQRSHGQAQGNAEQARQALQALEQIRQAVGVITDMNVQIACAAEEQSSVADEINRNVEAVRDVTASLSEQAGHAAGISQQLNTLATQQQDLIQTFKA; this is translated from the coding sequence ATGGCGACCGCGCTGCACGAGATGTCCGCCACCGCGCAGACCGCGGCGCAGAGCGCGGCCCAGGCGGCGGAGGCAGCGCGGCATGCCGACCAGTCGACGGCCGAGGGATGGCGGGTGATCGAGCGCGCCAGCCAGGGTATCGAGGACCTGGCCGGCGGCATGAGCGACGGCATGCGCAGGCTGCAGGCACTGGCCAGCAGCAGCGACCAGATCGGCTCGGTGATGGACGTGATCCTGTCGATCGCCCGGCAGACCAACCTGCTCGCCCTGAACGCCGCCATCGAGGCCGCGCGGGCCGGTGATGCCGGGCGCGGTTTTGCCGTGGTCGCCGATGAAGTCAGGGGCCTGGCGCAACGTACCCAGGCCTCCGTCGAGGAAATCGGCGTGGTCATCGACAACCTGCGCCAGGGTACCCTGGACGTGACCCAGGCCATGCAGCGCAGCCACGGGCAGGCGCAAGGCAACGCCGAGCAGGCCCGGCAGGCGTTGCAGGCACTGGAGCAGATCCGCCAGGCGGTCGGCGTCATCACCGACATGAACGTCCAGATCGCCTGCGCGGCCGAAGAGCAGAGCAGCGTCGCCGACGAGATCAATCGCAACGTCGAGGCCGTGCGCGATGTCACCGCCTCGCTGTCCGAACAGGCCGGGCACGCGGCCGGTATCAGCCAGCAACTCAACACCCTGGCCACGCAGCAACAGGACCTGATCCAGACCTTCAAGGCCTGA
- a CDS encoding EAL domain-containing protein produces the protein MLERSDQRRVWMRLRLAACMVLGVGLSVWLSQVLWLAASESRVSAYARVILHHSEMVAGNVVAALEAIDQDQRVLCDTDDEAALKKVAFEFRFVKDAGRLVGRDIQCSALWGRAKRYSIEGEPTRGKTRSLLWRAVVEGSGTPDRVDITSRDTAFVVTSPGAFSPFESPPEELSATVTSVDGQLLMHAFGKPGRLSYLEGRAARFCSDRFNICVSAQVQSNIFSWEHAGLLGFVMSLGAVFGVLAGYVINQLVANARSLPVRLKAAIRHSRIELVYQPIVRAQDGRICGVEVLSRWNDSEHGWVAPDVFFERAEELGLAFELNKIVFRKSLAELSALLRANPGLYASINLAAKDALDPRTFEFIKLEAARANVRLEQLAIELLESSTANMKMVAQRIDEFRALGGKVFVDDFGAGYSSLSYLANLRVDKIKIDRSFTKAVGDCSPAAFALIKVNEIAGAMQAQVIFEGVETEQQRQAVLSFCPQAFAQGWLFSKALPVQALLARPDLIRPAENQ, from the coding sequence ATGTTGGAACGCAGTGATCAGCGTAGGGTATGGATGCGGCTGCGCCTGGCAGCCTGCATGGTGTTGGGCGTGGGCCTTTCGGTCTGGCTGTCGCAGGTGCTGTGGCTGGCGGCCTCCGAAAGTCGCGTGAGTGCCTATGCCCGGGTGATCCTGCATCACTCGGAAATGGTCGCCGGCAATGTCGTCGCGGCGCTGGAGGCGATCGACCAGGATCAGCGGGTGTTGTGCGACACGGACGACGAGGCCGCCCTGAAGAAAGTGGCCTTCGAGTTTCGCTTCGTCAAGGACGCCGGCCGTCTGGTCGGGCGCGACATCCAATGCTCCGCGCTGTGGGGGCGTGCGAAAAGGTATTCGATCGAGGGCGAGCCTACCCGGGGCAAAACCCGGTCGCTGCTGTGGCGTGCCGTCGTCGAGGGCTCGGGTACCCCCGACAGGGTCGACATCACTTCCCGCGACACGGCGTTCGTGGTGACCTCGCCCGGGGCGTTTTCTCCTTTCGAGTCCCCACCTGAAGAACTGAGTGCGACCGTGACCTCGGTCGACGGCCAGTTGCTGATGCATGCCTTCGGCAAGCCGGGTCGCCTGAGCTACCTGGAGGGCAGGGCGGCGAGGTTCTGCTCGGACCGCTTCAACATCTGCGTGAGCGCCCAGGTACAGAGCAATATCTTTTCCTGGGAGCACGCCGGGCTGCTCGGCTTCGTCATGTCGCTGGGGGCGGTCTTCGGCGTGCTGGCCGGCTATGTGATCAACCAGTTGGTGGCCAACGCGCGATCCTTGCCCGTGCGCCTGAAGGCGGCAATCAGGCACTCGCGTATCGAACTGGTCTACCAGCCGATCGTTCGCGCGCAGGATGGGCGGATCTGCGGCGTGGAAGTGCTGTCGCGCTGGAACGACAGTGAGCATGGCTGGGTGGCGCCGGATGTGTTTTTCGAGCGGGCCGAGGAACTGGGGCTGGCCTTCGAGCTCAACAAGATCGTTTTTCGCAAATCCCTTGCCGAGCTTTCGGCGCTGTTGCGGGCCAATCCCGGTCTCTATGCCAGCATCAACCTGGCGGCCAAGGATGCCCTGGACCCGAGGACTTTCGAGTTCATCAAGCTTGAGGCGGCGCGGGCGAATGTCAGGCTCGAACAACTGGCGATCGAGTTGCTGGAAAGCTCCACGGCGAACATGAAGATGGTCGCGCAGCGAATCGACGAATTCCGCGCCCTGGGCGGCAAGGTCTTCGTCGACGACTTTGGTGCCGGCTATTCGAGCCTGTCCTACCTGGCGAACCTGCGGGTCGACAAGATCAAGATCGACCGCTCCTTCACCAAGGCAGTGGGCGATTGCTCGCCAGCGGCGTTCGCCCTGATCAAGGTCAACGAGATCGCCGGGGCCATGCAGGCCCAGGTGATTTTCGAGGGTGTCGAAACCGAGCAGCAACGCCAGGCGGTGCTGAGCTTCTGCCCCCAGGCCTTTGCCCAGGGCTGGTTGTTCAGCAAGGCGTTGCCGGTTCAGGCGTTGTTGGCAAGGCCCGACCTGATCCGACCGGCCGAGAACCAATAA
- a CDS encoding multidrug effflux MFS transporter — MSGSNDPAVPVRIAMALGLIGALGPSAVDMYLSSLPEIARAYQASFASVQLTLTFFLLAMGAGQLLFGPVVDAYGRRKPLLVGLAMFTVCSLGAAWAPTLEILIGLRFVQGLGSGLTLVVIMSMVRDLSHGVTATKLFAMLMTIEGLAPILAPAAGGFIDTHFGWRAVMLVLAVLGLAVFCNSWLALPETLPVHKREPLRLRAACSTYLAIAGDRRFLLPTLAVAAVFFFLFAYIGGAPLVYQEVYGLSAQDFGLVFGATGVTILLGAMLAGKGVSRLGLGRLSMLGVCCMALGTLIVLAATLLGAGLAGVVAGMAVALFGLGIAESTLMSLVMSSQEKALGSTAALLGAFQLSVSSTATPVAGLIVSFGAAAWAGLLVASTLLVCVLTRISVSSTPAPSYNLAGH; from the coding sequence ATGAGCGGTTCCAACGACCCGGCGGTGCCGGTGCGCATCGCCATGGCCTTGGGGTTGATCGGCGCACTGGGGCCGTCAGCCGTCGACATGTACCTGTCCAGCCTGCCGGAGATCGCCAGGGCGTATCAGGCCAGCTTCGCCAGCGTACAACTGACCCTGACGTTCTTCCTGCTGGCGATGGGCGCCGGGCAACTGCTGTTCGGCCCGGTGGTGGACGCCTATGGCCGGCGCAAGCCGCTGCTGGTCGGCCTGGCGATGTTTACCGTGTGCTCGCTCGGGGCCGCCTGGGCTCCCACGCTGGAAATCCTGATCGGCCTGCGCTTCGTCCAGGGGCTCGGCAGCGGGCTGACGCTGGTGGTGATCATGAGCATGGTGCGTGACCTCAGCCACGGGGTCACGGCGACCAAGCTGTTCGCCATGCTGATGACCATCGAGGGGCTGGCGCCGATCCTCGCCCCGGCGGCGGGCGGTTTCATCGATACCCACTTCGGCTGGCGGGCGGTCATGCTGGTGCTGGCGGTGCTTGGCCTGGCGGTGTTCTGCAACAGCTGGCTGGCGCTGCCGGAGACGCTGCCGGTCCACAAGCGCGAACCGCTGCGCCTGCGCGCGGCCTGCTCGACCTACCTGGCGATTGCCGGTGATCGCCGGTTCCTGCTGCCGACCCTGGCAGTTGCCGCCGTGTTCTTTTTCCTCTTCGCCTACATCGGCGGGGCGCCGCTGGTCTACCAGGAGGTCTATGGCCTGAGCGCGCAGGATTTCGGCCTGGTCTTCGGCGCCACCGGTGTGACGATCCTGCTGGGGGCGATGCTGGCGGGTAAAGGGGTCAGCCGCCTGGGGCTGGGACGCTTGTCGATGCTCGGGGTCTGTTGCATGGCGCTCGGTACCCTGATTGTCCTGGCTGCGACCTTGTTGGGCGCCGGGTTGGCCGGCGTCGTTGCCGGGATGGCGGTGGCGCTGTTCGGCCTGGGTATCGCCGAGTCGACGTTGATGTCGCTGGTGATGTCGTCGCAGGAAAAGGCCCTGGGCTCGACTGCGGCCCTGCTGGGGGCTTTCCAGCTGTCGGTTTCCTCCACCGCCACGCCGGTGGCCGGCCTGATCGTGTCGTTCGGTGCCGCGGCGTGGGCGGGCTTGCTGGTGGCCAGCACGTTGCTGGTGTGCGTGCTGACTCGAATCAGCGTGTCCAGCACCCCTGCACCGTCTTACAATCTGGCCGGACATTGA
- a CDS encoding Lrp/AsnC family transcriptional regulator: MNDLKLDRMDTKILGVLRKNGRISHQELSLKVGLSPSQCLRRVKRLEAEGVILGYSAVIDENKLGNDINAWVIVKLQRNSPGARERVALLLKNRPWVRLATGVTGDVDFMIRVVAPRMADFSKILIDELNNHPDISSTQSFLCLDDLVGGLTSMAGPAAVVDSAQA; the protein is encoded by the coding sequence ATGAATGACCTGAAGCTGGATCGAATGGACACGAAGATTCTCGGCGTCCTGCGCAAGAACGGCCGGATCTCCCACCAGGAGTTGTCCCTGAAAGTGGGCCTTTCACCGTCCCAATGCCTGCGCCGGGTGAAAAGGCTGGAAGCGGAGGGGGTGATCCTCGGCTATTCGGCGGTCATCGATGAAAACAAGCTCGGCAATGACATCAATGCCTGGGTGATCGTCAAATTGCAGCGCAACAGCCCCGGCGCCAGGGAGCGGGTGGCCCTGCTGCTGAAGAACCGCCCGTGGGTGCGCCTGGCTACCGGGGTCACCGGCGACGTGGATTTCATGATCCGCGTGGTGGCTCCACGGATGGCGGACTTCTCGAAGATCCTCATCGATGAGCTGAACAACCACCCGGACATCAGCAGCACGCAATCCTTCCTCTGCCTGGACGACCTGGTGGGCGGGCTGACCAGCATGGCCGGCCCGGCCGCCGTGGTGGACAGCGCCCAGGCCTGA
- a CDS encoding DUF1289 domain-containing protein produces MAKDIENPCVSLCQLNSEMCVSCGRTREEIRKWRGMKRPEKMATVQKASARMKAITKKKNKG; encoded by the coding sequence ATGGCAAAGGACATTGAAAATCCCTGCGTTTCGCTGTGTCAGTTGAACAGCGAGATGTGCGTGAGTTGTGGGCGCACCCGGGAGGAAATCCGCAAGTGGCGCGGCATGAAGCGCCCGGAAAAGATGGCGACGGTGCAGAAGGCCAGCGCCCGCATGAAAGCCATCACCAAGAAGAAAAACAAGGGCTAG
- a CDS encoding LysE family transporter, protein MLGVTDYGAFVIAFIIVLAIPGPGNFALITATGKGGIRAGLAATCGVILGDQVLLWLAVAGVATLLTAYPAAFHLVQWVGAAYLAYLGLRMVMSKPGGAPRQSRMDNGHYLRQTMMITLFNPKAIMFYMAFFPLFVDPVRHQGLLTFGFLAATVAVVTFLYGLIAVVLTQLLAERMRANPRVSNLLERLAGVALLGFGIKLAAMR, encoded by the coding sequence ATGCTCGGCGTAACCGACTATGGCGCATTCGTGATCGCATTCATCATCGTCCTGGCCATTCCCGGGCCCGGTAACTTCGCCCTGATCACCGCCACCGGCAAGGGCGGGATCCGGGCCGGGCTGGCGGCCACGTGCGGGGTGATCCTCGGTGACCAGGTGCTGTTGTGGCTGGCGGTGGCCGGCGTGGCGACCCTGCTTACCGCCTACCCGGCGGCCTTTCACCTGGTGCAGTGGGTGGGGGCGGCCTACCTGGCCTACCTGGGGTTGCGGATGGTGATGAGCAAGCCGGGCGGGGCGCCGCGCCAGAGCCGGATGGATAACGGCCACTACCTGCGCCAGACCATGATGATCACCTTGTTCAACCCCAAGGCGATCATGTTCTACATGGCGTTCTTCCCGCTGTTCGTCGACCCGGTCAGGCACCAGGGGCTGCTGACCTTCGGCTTCCTGGCCGCCACCGTGGCGGTGGTGACCTTTCTCTACGGCCTGATCGCCGTGGTGCTGACACAACTGCTGGCCGAGCGCATGCGCGCCAATCCGCGTGTCAGCAACCTGCTGGAGCGCCTGGCCGGGGTGGCACTGCTGGGCTTTGGCATCAAGCTGGCGGCGATGCGCTAG
- a CDS encoding metal/formaldehyde-sensitive transcriptional repressor, translated as MGHVRSNKDDLLKRVKRIAGQVQAIERALEGEADCAKTLHLVAATRGAINGLLDEIVEDHAREHVAKAGLSDEARAQGVEELLEAIRRYSK; from the coding sequence ATGGGTCACGTCAGGTCCAACAAGGACGATCTGCTCAAGCGGGTCAAGCGCATCGCCGGCCAGGTCCAGGCCATCGAGCGGGCATTGGAAGGGGAGGCGGACTGCGCCAAGACCCTGCACCTGGTGGCCGCCACCCGTGGCGCCATCAACGGCCTGCTCGACGAGATCGTCGAGGACCACGCGCGCGAGCACGTCGCCAAGGCGGGGCTCTCTGACGAAGCGCGCGCGCAGGGCGTGGAAGAACTGCTCGAAGCCATTCGTCGTTATTCGAAGTGA